The genome window AGAGAAATTGACCCGCATCCTCTGAAAAAGGCGACAATGCAATCGTGCGTATCGCCACCAGAAACGGATCGCCTGGTTTCCATCGCCCATTCACCTCCTTAACCTGATAGCTCAAATCGGGATATCGGATCAAATAAGCCGCGCCCGGATACCACTCCCCAAAAGTTTGTCCCCCATTCACCTTTGACTGAACACCCATCAAATGAACGGTCTGTCCCGTCGCAGAATCGGTAACAGGCACCATATCGCTATACGCGGCAATAATACTTCGGCCTCTAATAGAACGCCGCCACGCCTTATTGAGCAACGCATCGATCCTCAACTCAACAGTCGCTGCATAATCCGCCTCCGGATCCAGGCGAATAATGCGATCTGTATGAGAAAACAAAAGAGACGCACCATCCCCTCCCGGAGAGGGAATCGCCGTCAAACCGCGGATACCAGCCTGTTCAAAACTATACGGCGTATCATCCGTGTAAACCTCCTCCCAAACAGGTACTTGCCCATCCACGCGGCGATAAACCGACGTCCCAATCGACGCGTACAAAACGCCATTTGCCTCTGCGAAAGACATAGGACGCGCTACAATCGGCCCAAACTCGGATGCCTCATCCCATCGAATCTTCCCCAACTGAGCCGGATCATACACCCCCGAATAAATCCCCAACTGCCCCGCAGAAACAAAAATGCGATCCACCCCTGTCACGCGATCGCGATGAACAAAAAACGCGCGCACCATGCACCGGTATCCCCTACCGGACTGAAGCGTAGTCCTCACCCACGAACCACTGTCATCGTCTCGCGTAAAAATATTCGACTCGCCCATCCCGAGAACGCCCCTGCGCCGGTCAGAACCAGCCAGCAAAAGATTTACTCTCTCGGACAGAGGATTTCCCAAGTCATCAGTTTCAAATACCACCGACTTCAGCGCAGTAACCCGCAGATGCGACGCCCCCAGACTGTAGTCTATACGCCACTTATCAGACGGTGAATCAATTGCCAGAACCTGCGCCCAGGGAATCGCGGTATAAGGATTATCCATCCAATAGCCATTCCCGGCATAAAGCCGCCCCTTATGCGCCTCGATATGCACAATCTCCGTACCCCTCGCAAGCGGATCTGCGGAACCAATGCGACCCGCCAGAAAATTACACATCCAGGACTGCGTATCGCTATTCATCATCCGCCTCTAATCGAGATGCAAGCGATAGTGTCTGGGGCCGATCTTTTCTAATCTACCGTCTTCCAACCACTGCGCCCGGCGTTTCAACGCCAACTGAATCAGCTCCCGACGTGCATCCGCGTCTCGAGGACGACGACGGGGCAGACGCTGGCGTCGCTGCGTGCGTTGCTCGAGTTGATAGCGTCTCGCACGCGGTCGTATCTCTCGAACGTGTTCATCAAAATTTACAATTTTCAATCTCTGTCCTCCTCTACCTGATTTTTAAACGCAATCAATGCCTCTATCACGCCTTCTGTTTGCGCACGGGTTTTGAGATATATCCAATCAATATCTTGTTGGTATAGAGCCAGGAGTTCCTGCGCCCAATTTCCATCATCGGTTGAATCCCAATGGACATAAGCACCCAGCCGATCAATGATGAGATCTTCCACACCGATGATATAGACAGTCAAATCCTCAATCTCGACCTGTGTCACCTTATCTTCAGATCCCGCGAGGACATCATCGGGAATCTCAATCGCAATATCCAACTCTACGTGATGCCAATGCCTGCCTGTCTGGTCAAACCCCCAGCTTTCCAACAAATTGCCAATCTCGGTTCGCCTTGCACTCACGAGATCGACATCCACAGTGGCATAAGCACCAAGTGTATAGAACTCCAGGGCATTGCCACCAACGATGACATAAGGCAACTCTTTCGCTTGCGGCAATGCTGCGGCCACAAGCGCGCAAACATAGAGCCGACGGCGCAATGGATCGGCAATTGTTTTCGCATAATCGAGTTTTGCACACCATTTTGTTTTTGACATACGCAATAAACCCTTTGTTTTTTACCACATCCTCACCGTGAGCCATCACTTCACCGGTATGGGATTGACAGAAAGGGACAGCGCGCGGTCGCGCTCACTGCGATAAACATCGTGGGACAAAAAACCGCGCGCGTACAAATCGGACAAAAGCGCATCCCGTCGCTCCAACGCGGCAATGGGATCATTCATCGGAACATCCGCACCCTGCGCCAGATCGCACAGCAGCAAAACCTCGCCAGCCGTGAGCTTTGAATGGTGAATATCAAAATGATATTGGGCAGCCCGCTCAAGACCTTGCACAGGACCAAAAGCCGCGTAATGCAAAAATGCGGCAATGCGCTCCTCCTGTGGTGTGTACGCGAGCAAAAGTGCAAAAACCAGACGGCGAATCGTCTGATCGGGCGCAAGCGCTTCGGAAAGGGTCCACTCTATATCTGATACATCTGACCGCGTGTAATACGCCGTAACCAAATTGGGTACATCATCGGCATAATGCGAAGTTGGGGGCACATTGAGAGCGCGGTGAAAATCATCTCGGTAATCCAGGAAAATTGCAAAAACGCAGATCCCCAAAACGATCGCAGCAAGAAGTATAAAAACATATCGCGCCTTGAAAGCCATACAACCTCCACTCACAGGGTGTACTCAGCCTGTGTAATATCCGCATCAGCAATCTCGTACACGCGAAAGGGATGGGGAGGATCGCAAAAAGCGCGCGCCGTCGCAAAAAAAACGTGACCTTCCGACATAAGATCCTCCCCCTTGTGATAATGCCCGCTAAGCACGAGCTTGCGGCGCGAATCCGCGAGCAGTGCACCTTTCAACTCCGTCGCATCGCCATAATTATATGGATACCCTCCGTTATGCTCGGGAAAAATCAAATAGTGTTGCAAGTGAATCTGCGGCCGCGGATCGCCATCTGACAACACAGATTGAAACCGCGCGCGATCCTCTCCAACGCGCCGCGGCACATAGTGATCCCCCTCCTCATCAAAAAAAGTGACCACGCGAAAACCCTCCACATCAAAATCAGAGAGCTGATCGGAAAAAACGCGGCGAAAAGACGCGGGATGATCGTGATTGCCATACACATACGCAACGGGACAGGAAAGACTGTCAAAACATTCGCGCACGAGAAAAAGATCTTTCTCTCCCAGCGCAACCGTATCGGGATCGTCTAATGCATCGAGCGGATAATCGACCAGATCACCCGTCACAGCGACCAGATCGGGAGCATGCGCGGCAATATGACGTGCGGCTTCGGTTATGAGATCAGGCCCGCACCTGACATCATCGCCCTCGAGATAGTGGCGAAGATGGAAATCGGAAATATGTGCAATTTTCATGTATAATCCTCAGTCATCAGTTATCAATCCCAAGATACACAGAACCGGGAATGCGGTAAAGGCTTGTTTCGGCTTTTACTTCTCACTTTCCCACTGGATTTACACATCCCGTTTGCCTATATTCCCACCGTTTCCAAAACCCCAAACTTTTTCAGGAGGTCATAATGCTCGATGTTGGCGATATCGCGCCTGATTTTCTGGTCAAAGACCACACAGGCAGTGAAGTAAAACTCAGTGATTATCGCGGAAAAACCGTCGTACTCTGGTTTTATCCCAGAGCAAGCACGGGTGGCTGAACGGCTGAAGGTGTGGGATTCCAGGAGCGAATCCGTGACTATGCAGATAGAAATGTGCAAATTCTGGGCGTGAGCACAGACAGTGTAGAAGCCAATGCCAAATTTGCAAAAACACAGGAATTTGAATATCCCTTATTGTGCGACACAGAACGCGAAATCTGTCTCTCTTACGGGGCTTGTCAATCGGCATCGGACCGCGCTGCCAAACGCATGACATACCTCATTGCACCCGACGGGACAATCGCACAAATCCATACCAATGTGGATGCGCGAAAACATCCCGAAGCATTATTGCCCACAATATAGGGATGCATTGACACAGCGGCAGACGGATTGTATCGTCTGCCGTTTTACTTGATGCACACAGATAGTCTATGAACGCCTTACCCAAAGAAAACG of Gemmatimonadota bacterium contains these proteins:
- a CDS encoding DUF6036 family nucleotidyltransferase, yielding MSKTKWCAKLDYAKTIADPLRRRLYVCALVAAALPQAKELPYVIVGGNALEFYTLGAYATVDVDLVSARRTEIGNLLESWGFDQTGRHWHHVELDIAIEIPDDVLAGSEDKVTQVEIEDLTVYIIGVEDLIIDRLGAYVHWDSTDDGNWAQELLALYQQDIDWIYLKTRAQTEGVIEALIAFKNQVEEDRD
- a CDS encoding metallophosphoesterase; this translates as MKIAHISDFHLRHYLEGDDVRCGPDLITEAARHIAAHAPDLVAVTGDLVDYPLDALDDPDTVALGEKDLFLVRECFDSLSCPVAYVYGNHDHPASFRRVFSDQLSDFDVEGFRVVTFFDEEGDHYVPRRVGEDRARFQSVLSDGDPRPQIHLQHYLIFPEHNGGYPYNYGDATELKGALLADSRRKLVLSGHYHKGEDLMSEGHVFFATARAFCDPPHPFRVYEIADADITQAEYTL
- a CDS encoding peroxiredoxin, giving the protein MLDVGDIAPDFLVKDHTGSEVKLSDYRGKTVVLWFYPRASTGGUTAEGVGFQERIRDYADRNVQILGVSTDSVEANAKFAKTQEFEYPLLCDTEREICLSYGACQSASDRAAKRMTYLIAPDGTIAQIHTNVDARKHPEALLPTI